A section of the Mesorhizobium loti genome encodes:
- a CDS encoding YMGG-like glycine zipper-containing protein: MRKMIIAMVAVAALSGCTSTEKDVAGGTLIGAGIGGLVGGGKGALIGAAVGAGSGLLVRNLRNGYCQYRDRHGRIYTARCN; this comes from the coding sequence ATGCGGAAGATGATTATTGCGATGGTTGCGGTTGCCGCTCTCAGCGGCTGCACCTCGACCGAGAAGGACGTGGCTGGCGGCACCTTGATTGGTGCTGGCATTGGCGGCCTGGTCGGCGGCGGCAAGGGTGCCCTGATCGGTGCGGCTGTCGGTGCCGGATCGGGCTTGCTGGTTCGCAACCTGCGCAACGGCTATTGCCAGTATCGCGACCGTCACGGCCGGATTTACACGGCCCGCTGCAACTGA
- a CDS encoding sensor histidine kinase, translated as MRSRTADKTEGARSDEVIALHPAESGMQLGRALLHALHNAGISVLYQDREMKTVWARNMRAPWASDNSDGNGILPMAQADRISAAKRDVVATGNPERLEISVPVENGVRWFQVWVDADRGDAGDVQGVVTTMVETTEQKRREQTLTTLLREVSHRSKNLLAIIQSIASQTGRYSDGIGDFLTRFRGRLQSLASSQDLVTSSNWRGAALHELVTSQVGRYGTNTPHSLRFRGANPYLNPNAALHIGLAMHELAVNSVSYGALSRPDGFVEVTADLNTAESGEVTLSLTWAEAIGANGGRGTEKRFGSVALERVVPTSLGGTATLDITDGRLEYRLVVPHSNFEAQ; from the coding sequence ATGCGCTCCAGGACTGCAGATAAAACGGAAGGCGCACGGAGCGATGAAGTCATCGCCTTGCATCCGGCGGAAAGTGGCATGCAGCTTGGCCGGGCTCTTCTCCACGCACTGCACAATGCAGGGATTTCCGTCCTCTATCAGGATCGCGAAATGAAGACCGTGTGGGCTCGCAACATGCGCGCGCCCTGGGCTTCGGATAATTCCGACGGCAACGGCATCCTGCCGATGGCGCAGGCCGACCGGATCAGCGCGGCCAAGCGCGATGTGGTTGCGACCGGCAATCCGGAGCGCCTCGAGATCAGTGTTCCGGTCGAGAACGGCGTCCGCTGGTTTCAGGTTTGGGTCGATGCCGATCGGGGCGACGCTGGTGACGTGCAAGGTGTCGTCACCACCATGGTCGAGACGACCGAGCAGAAGCGGCGCGAACAGACACTGACAACGCTGCTGCGCGAGGTCAGCCACCGCTCGAAGAACCTCCTGGCGATCATCCAGAGCATCGCGAGCCAGACCGGCCGCTATTCAGATGGCATCGGCGACTTCCTGACGCGCTTTCGCGGCCGGCTGCAGTCCCTGGCCTCCTCCCAGGATCTGGTTACGTCCTCGAACTGGCGCGGTGCGGCCCTTCATGAACTGGTGACGAGCCAGGTTGGGCGCTATGGGACGAATACACCGCACAGCCTTCGCTTCCGGGGCGCCAATCCCTACCTCAACCCCAATGCCGCGCTTCACATCGGCCTGGCTATGCATGAACTCGCCGTCAACTCGGTCAGCTACGGCGCCCTGTCCCGGCCGGATGGATTCGTCGAAGTAACCGCCGATCTCAACACCGCCGAAAGCGGGGAGGTTACACTCTCGCTGACATGGGCCGAAGCCATTGGAGCCAATGGCGGTCGGGGGACAGAGAAGCGCTTCGGCAGCGTCGCGCTGGAGCGGGTGGTGCCGACATCCCTGGGCGGAACCGCGACCCTCGACATCACGGATGGCCGCCTCGAATACCGCCTCGTCGTCCCACATAGCAATTTCGAGGCGCAGTGA
- a CDS encoding DUF1328 domain-containing protein: MLYWALVFLVVAIIAGALGFGGIAGTSAGIAQILFFIFLAFLVISLLAGLFRRA; the protein is encoded by the coding sequence ATGCTTTACTGGGCGCTCGTATTTCTCGTCGTGGCAATCATTGCCGGCGCGCTTGGTTTCGGCGGTATCGCCGGCACATCCGCTGGTATAGCGCAGATATTGTTCTTCATTTTTCTCGCTTTCCTGGTTATCTCGCTGCTGGCCGGCCTGTTTAGACGGGCGTGA
- a CDS encoding response regulator — MSLSATIAPHLPFLRRFSRAVSGSQESGDALVAAMLEAIIADVDIFPQASSDRIALYKVFAKLFTSVAIRVPQEHAQSAWEQRAAANLNAIAPLPRQAFLLVAVEGFSEDEAAEILDVGDQQFSELLAQASNEISRQVATDVLIIEDEPLIAMDIEEMVESLGHRVVGTARTHAEAVTMFGKTRPKMVLADIQLADGSSGIEAVNEILSSTSVPVIFITAFPERLLTGERPEPAFLVTKPFNPDMVKALISQALFFDRQAKAAA; from the coding sequence ATGAGTTTATCCGCCACCATCGCACCGCATCTGCCGTTCCTGCGCCGCTTCTCGCGCGCTGTCTCGGGATCGCAAGAGAGCGGCGACGCGCTGGTCGCCGCGATGCTTGAGGCCATCATCGCCGACGTCGACATCTTCCCTCAAGCTTCGAGCGACCGCATCGCTCTTTACAAGGTTTTCGCCAAGCTGTTCACCTCGGTCGCCATCCGCGTACCGCAGGAGCATGCGCAATCGGCGTGGGAGCAGCGCGCCGCCGCCAATCTCAATGCGATCGCGCCGCTGCCCCGCCAGGCTTTCCTGCTGGTCGCCGTCGAAGGTTTCAGCGAGGACGAGGCGGCCGAGATTCTCGACGTCGGTGACCAGCAATTCTCCGAACTGCTTGCCCAGGCAAGCAATGAAATTTCCCGCCAGGTGGCGACCGACGTGCTCATCATCGAGGACGAGCCGCTGATTGCCATGGACATAGAGGAGATGGTCGAGAGCCTCGGTCATCGTGTGGTTGGAACGGCGCGCACGCATGCCGAAGCAGTGACGATGTTCGGCAAGACGCGGCCGAAGATGGTGCTGGCCGACATCCAGCTCGCCGACGGCAGTTCGGGCATCGAGGCGGTCAACGAGATCCTGTCGTCAACCTCCGTGCCGGTTATCTTCATCACCGCCTTCCCCGAGCGGCTGTTGACCGGCGAGCGCCCCGAACCGGCCTTCCTGGTGACCAAGCCGTTCAATCCCGACATGGTCAAGGCGCTGATCAGCCAGGCGCTGTTCTTCGACCGCCAGGCAAAGGCCGCCGCATAG
- a CDS encoding NepR family anti-sigma factor yields the protein MKDMTKDILAGAEGRRRNGVGDPLGPNSEIGRKLKQYYDELVSDDVPDRFAQLLSQLEQTEPAQKKD from the coding sequence ATGAAGGATATGACGAAAGATATTCTGGCTGGCGCCGAGGGCAGGCGCCGGAACGGTGTCGGTGACCCTCTGGGGCCGAACTCCGAGATCGGACGTAAACTCAAACAATATTATGACGAGCTGGTCTCCGACGATGTGCCGGATCGATTTGCCCAGTTGCTCAGCCAGCTGGAACAGACCGAACCCGCACAGAAGAAGGACTGA
- a CDS encoding RNA polymerase sigma factor: MAAVSQGFKTDLLGAIPSLRAFAVSLTQNADKADDLVQETLVKAWDKHESFQPGTNLKAWLFTILRNEFYSQMRKRGREVQDSDGIMTARLAVHPAQHGQLDLKDFRGALEQLPEDQREAIILIGASGFSYEEAAEICGCAVGTIKSRVSRARTRLQEILKISGEDEYGPDAISAQVTGTAAH, translated from the coding sequence ATGGCAGCGGTCTCCCAAGGCTTCAAGACCGATCTGCTTGGGGCAATCCCGAGCTTGCGGGCCTTTGCCGTGTCGCTGACGCAGAATGCAGACAAGGCCGACGACCTTGTCCAGGAAACGTTGGTCAAGGCCTGGGACAAGCATGAGAGCTTCCAGCCCGGCACCAATCTCAAGGCATGGCTTTTCACGATCCTGCGCAATGAATTCTATTCGCAGATGCGCAAGCGCGGCCGCGAGGTACAGGACAGCGACGGCATCATGACAGCCAGGCTCGCGGTGCATCCCGCCCAGCACGGCCAACTCGACCTCAAGGATTTTCGTGGCGCCCTCGAGCAATTGCCGGAAGACCAGCGCGAGGCCATCATCCTCATCGGCGCATCGGGCTTCTCCTATGAGGAGGCCGCCGAAATCTGCGGTTGCGCGGTCGGAACGATCAAGAGCCGCGTCAGCAGGGCCCGCACGCGCCTGCAGGAGATTCTGAAGATTTCCGGCGAGGACGAATATGGTCCCGATGCGATCTCGGCTCAGGTCACGGGAACCGCGGCGCATTGA
- a CDS encoding response regulator, with translation MPGTEFRIEGMSFLNDNTRNCDHDSRRFKEPSPVMPTLLDGLRILVLEDEFLIAMDVEQLCRDHGAREVVIARDLAEVDGGKVAIEFDAAIVDLMLGGTSTLEFAAGLRETGVPFVFASGYSDADEIKASFPGVRLVTKPYSGEDLVEAVARAYGRGSAG, from the coding sequence TTGCCGGGAACCGAGTTCCGGATTGAAGGCATGTCTTTTTTAAATGACAACACACGCAATTGCGATCATGACTCCCGGCGTTTCAAGGAGCCTTCACCTGTGATGCCCACATTGCTTGACGGATTGCGGATTCTTGTCCTGGAGGACGAATTCCTCATCGCCATGGATGTCGAGCAGCTTTGCCGCGACCACGGTGCACGCGAGGTGGTGATAGCCCGAGACTTGGCCGAGGTTGACGGCGGAAAGGTCGCGATCGAGTTTGACGCGGCCATTGTCGATCTGATGCTGGGCGGCACATCGACCCTCGAATTCGCCGCCGGCTTGCGGGAAACAGGCGTCCCTTTCGTGTTTGCCTCCGGCTATTCGGATGCGGACGAGATCAAGGCGTCCTTTCCGGGGGTCAGGCTGGTAACCAAACCCTATTCAGGCGAAGATCTGGTCGAAGCGGTGGCGCGGGCTTACGGACGCGGCTCTGCGGGATGA
- a CDS encoding Crp/Fnr family transcriptional regulator translates to MPGQNGRASSSRQYPCEKCPLRPLPVFREFENQELAFISKFKKGELAVDKGATVLVEGSHSAHLYTVLSGWAFRYKLLPDGRRQILNYLMPGDLIGLQGSVMGEMQHSVEALSPMLLCVFERDNLHELYRNHPGLGYDITWIASREERMLDENLLSVGRRSAIERAAYLIAFISSRAKVVGLNGKQSIQIPITQQHIADTLGLSLVHTNKTIRKLMDRKLILWRDGGCEVVDTEGLKQLAGWEGLGEGRRPLI, encoded by the coding sequence ATGCCAGGGCAGAACGGGCGTGCTTCATCGAGCCGACAATATCCCTGCGAGAAGTGTCCTTTAAGGCCATTACCGGTTTTCCGCGAGTTCGAAAATCAGGAACTGGCCTTCATCAGCAAGTTCAAGAAGGGGGAGCTCGCGGTCGACAAGGGCGCCACGGTGCTCGTGGAGGGGAGCCATAGCGCCCATCTCTACACTGTGCTGTCCGGCTGGGCATTCCGCTACAAGCTGTTGCCGGACGGGCGCCGACAAATCCTCAACTATCTCATGCCCGGCGATCTCATCGGCCTGCAAGGCAGCGTCATGGGCGAGATGCAGCATTCCGTCGAGGCCTTGTCGCCGATGCTGCTTTGCGTTTTTGAACGCGACAATCTGCACGAACTCTACCGCAACCATCCGGGTCTCGGCTACGACATCACCTGGATCGCGTCGCGCGAAGAACGCATGCTGGACGAGAACCTGCTTAGCGTCGGCCGCCGCAGCGCGATCGAGCGCGCCGCTTATCTGATTGCCTTCATATCCAGCCGCGCCAAGGTCGTCGGACTGAACGGCAAGCAATCCATCCAGATTCCCATCACGCAGCAGCACATCGCCGATACGCTCGGCCTGTCGCTGGTTCACACCAACAAGACGATCCGCAAACTGATGGACCGCAAGCTGATCCTTTGGCGGGATGGTGGTTGCGAGGTGGTCGACACTGAAGGGCTCAAGCAACTCGCAGGCTGGGAAGGGTTGGGCGAGGGCCGTCGTCCCCTGATCTGA
- a CDS encoding DUF883 family protein: MATAAGKTANEARTNSDLEADIKQLKADIDKLTKQLAKTGEHGYGTARRAAAEGVEQLRAQGEAAFDSLRGNARDIEAQMLASVREKPVTSLAIAAGVGFLFALLARR; encoded by the coding sequence ATGGCAACCGCCGCAGGAAAGACCGCCAACGAAGCGCGGACGAATTCGGACCTCGAAGCCGACATCAAGCAGCTGAAGGCCGATATCGACAAGCTTACCAAACAGTTGGCCAAGACCGGCGAACACGGCTACGGCACGGCGCGCCGTGCGGCGGCCGAGGGTGTCGAGCAGCTGCGCGCCCAAGGGGAAGCAGCCTTCGACAGCCTGCGCGGCAATGCAAGGGATATCGAGGCGCAGATGCTGGCGAGCGTGCGCGAAAAGCCGGTGACGTCGCTGGCGATCGCCGCGGGCGTCGGCTTCCTGTTCGCGCTGCTCGCGCGTCGCTAG
- a CDS encoding sensor histidine kinase, with translation MNSKAEIGASLPAEVARSIEDEERLAVLHGLAMLDTAADPDFDRITGLAASVMQVPIALVTLVDVERQWFKSCLGLDETETPTDISFCAHAIAAGDDPMVVTDATTDPRFKANPLVTGKHHVRFYAGAPMLVAGARIGTLCVLDRKPHAFPSQAKLDQLKTLAGLAASLFTLKDATRSGAIAEAALAREEKRRAIALDAASLASWAWDVRTDIIECDVRLSELFNLPRSTRLRARDILTAIDPRDVYQTETRFRDALTGSDDYFGEYRVKDFHPPRWVATRGSVIERDGDGKPTLIFGVNYDISERKLGEERQRLLLRELNHRVKNTLATVQALATQTVRHARQPSEFLDAFGARLQALGIAHNLLSDREWRGIGIRELVQIEIRPFDTDNQPRITISGADLLLSPDQAVGLGLILHELASNALQYGSLSVASGKVDLDWKTQGRKGDRRLVLTWRESGGPEVAPPQRHGFGSILIRRSLAKVISSEVTHEFRPEGVFAEISMPLEDLSK, from the coding sequence GTGAATAGCAAGGCGGAAATAGGGGCGAGCCTGCCGGCCGAGGTGGCGCGCTCGATAGAGGATGAAGAGCGGCTGGCCGTGCTGCATGGGCTGGCGATGCTGGATACAGCGGCCGACCCGGATTTCGACCGCATCACCGGCCTTGCCGCGTCCGTGATGCAGGTGCCGATCGCCCTGGTGACGCTCGTCGATGTCGAGCGGCAATGGTTCAAGTCCTGCCTTGGGCTCGACGAGACCGAAACCCCGACCGACATCTCCTTCTGTGCCCACGCCATCGCCGCCGGCGACGATCCCATGGTGGTGACCGACGCGACGACGGACCCGCGTTTCAAGGCCAATCCGCTGGTCACCGGCAAGCACCACGTGCGTTTCTATGCCGGCGCGCCGATGCTCGTGGCAGGCGCCAGGATCGGCACGCTGTGCGTGCTCGACCGCAAGCCACATGCCTTTCCGTCACAGGCCAAGCTCGACCAGTTGAAGACGCTGGCAGGCCTTGCCGCCAGCCTGTTCACCTTGAAGGACGCGACCCGCAGCGGCGCCATCGCCGAGGCAGCGCTTGCGCGCGAGGAGAAGCGGCGTGCCATCGCGCTCGATGCGGCATCGCTGGCCAGCTGGGCATGGGATGTCCGCACCGACATCATCGAATGCGATGTGCGATTGTCGGAATTGTTCAACCTGCCGCGTTCGACCCGGCTGCGGGCGCGCGACATCCTGACCGCCATAGATCCGCGCGACGTCTATCAGACCGAAACCCGCTTTCGCGACGCCTTGACCGGCAGCGACGATTATTTCGGCGAATACCGGGTGAAGGACTTTCACCCGCCGCGCTGGGTGGCCACGCGCGGCAGCGTCATCGAGCGCGACGGCGACGGCAAGCCGACGCTGATCTTTGGCGTCAACTACGACATTTCCGAACGCAAGCTCGGCGAAGAGCGGCAGCGGCTCCTGCTGCGTGAGCTCAACCACCGCGTCAAGAACACACTGGCGACCGTCCAGGCGCTGGCGACGCAGACCGTGCGTCACGCCCGCCAGCCGAGCGAATTCCTCGACGCCTTTGGCGCACGGCTTCAGGCATTGGGCATCGCCCACAATCTGTTGTCCGATCGCGAGTGGCGCGGCATCGGCATCCGCGAACTCGTCCAGATCGAGATCAGGCCCTTTGACACCGACAACCAGCCGCGTATCACCATCTCCGGGGCCGACCTTTTGCTGTCGCCCGACCAGGCCGTTGGCCTCGGGCTCATCCTGCACGAACTGGCCAGCAATGCGTTGCAATATGGATCGCTGTCGGTTGCATCCGGCAAGGTTGATCTCGACTGGAAGACACAAGGCAGGAAGGGCGACCGGCGCCTGGTGCTGACCTGGCGCGAAAGCGGCGGCCCTGAAGTCGCCCCGCCGCAGCGCCACGGCTTCGGCTCGATTCTCATCCGCCGCAGCCTGGCCAAGGTCATTTCAAGCGAAGTCACCCATGAATTCCGGCCCGAGGGTGTCTTCGCCGAGATATCGATGCCGCTGGAAGATCTGTCCAAGTGA